The following proteins are encoded in a genomic region of Entelurus aequoreus isolate RoL-2023_Sb linkage group LG01, RoL_Eaeq_v1.1, whole genome shotgun sequence:
- the gdf5 gene encoding growth/differentiation factor 5, translating to MNVAPLSVLLTCWTLTFVFASFQRTAYGWGARAAGRVSPARVTHTRADGKERTPAAIGAQGGKVGAAAGGATRHQVVLKGPSQVPKGSIHPGGSVKVTPPDYMLSLYRSRSHGAHNRSMADTVTSFVDRGQDERGSVLRRQQYHFNISSLDPDELLGAELRILRKPWPDLRKAALGGAPWLKLFECGHARQKAVLLQTMAAEPLEASHGRWEVFNVWNSVKGFKRTQRNQPLCFQLEGGGGTDLRSLGLGRPRRSDKEMAFLLAFGRSNKSDLFYNEIRARSGHDNKTVYEYLFTQRRMRRAPPTRALQKLPPQAFPPKTRARCQRRRLHVNFKEMGWDDWIIAPLDYHAFHCGGACDFPLRSHMEPTNHAIIQTLLHSMDPLSAPPSCCVPTRLSPISILYVDSNNNVVYKQYDDMVVDACGCR from the exons ATGAATGTGGCGCCTCTCTCTGTGCTGCTCACCTGCTGGACTTTGACTTTCGTCTTCGCTTCTTTCCAGCGCACGGCTTACGGCTGGGGCGCTCGGGCCGCCGGTCGGGTCAGTCCGGCTCGGGTGACCCACACCCGCGCCGACGGCAAGGAACGGACGCCTGCGGCCATCGGTGCACAAGGTGGGAAGGTGGGTGCTGCGGCGGGCGGGGCGACCCGACATCAAGTTGTACTCAAAGGGCCCTCCCAGGTCCCCAAGGGTTCCATCCATCCGGGTGGAAGTGTCAAGGTGACGCCGCCCGACTACATGTTGTCTCTGTACCGGAGCCGCTCCCATGGTGCGCACAACCGCAGCATGGCCGACACTGTCACCAGCTTTGTGGACAGAGGTCAAG ATGAGAGGGGTTCCGTCCTGAGGCGTCAGCAGTACCATTTCAACATCTCTTCTTTGGATCCAGACGAACTTTTGGGAGCAGAACTTCGCATCCTGAGAAAGCCCTGGCCCGACCTCCGCAAGGCCGCACTGGGCGGGGCCCCGTGGTTGAAGCTGTTCGAGTGTGGGCACGCTAGACAGAAGGCAGTTCTGCTGCAGACAATGGCGGCCGAGCCTTTGGAGGCTTCCCACGGCAGGTGGGAGGTGTTCAACGTGTGGAACTCGGTCAAGGGCTTTAAACGGACCCAACGGAACCAGCCACTGTGCTTCCAACTGGAAGGGGGCGGTGGCACCGACCTCCGCTCGCTGGGCTTGGGTCGACCCAGAAGGAGCGACAAGGAGATGGCCTTCCTGCTGGCGTTCGGCCGTAGCAATAAGTCCGATCTGTTCTACAATGAGATTCGAGCCCGGTCCGGTCACGACAACAAAACCGTCTACGAGTACTTGTTCACACAGCGACGCATGAGGCGAGCTCCGCCCACCAGGGCCCTTCAAAAGCTACCTCCGCAGGCCTTCCCTCCGAAGACACGGGCGCGGTGCCAGCGGCGCCGCCTCCACGTCAACTTTAAAGAAATGGGTTGGGACGACTGGATCATCGCGCCGCTCGACTACCATGCCTTCCACTGCGGCGGCGCCTGCGACTTCCCGCTCCGCTCTCACATGGAGCCCACCAACCACGCCATCATACAGACCCTGCTCCACTCCATGGACCCGCTCTCGGCCCCGCCCTCCTGCTGCGTGCCCACGCGCCTCAGCCCAATCAGCATCCTCTACGTGGACTCCAACAACAACGTGGTCTACAAGCAGTACGACGATATGGTGGTCGACGCCTGCGGCTGTAGGTAA